Proteins encoded by one window of Scatophagus argus isolate fScaArg1 chromosome 8, fScaArg1.pri, whole genome shotgun sequence:
- the slco4a1 gene encoding solute carrier organic anion transporter family member 4A1, producing the protein MSVLLNTSASFSSEQELLDLQDRPLRGCPSLDTPSPLDSQIDSLVSSSPRSPGSSGTDGPVESHVFTVAPHTETPKELKLISTHSDQLCGWGALKPKAIQVFNTPHWVLFFLCVASFLQGMIINGFINTVVTSIERRFDLHSYQTGLIASSYDIAACGCLVFVSYFGGMGHKPHWLGWGVLIMALGSLVFALPHFTTPHYHVSLSEQTVMCSAKNTNPCWDKEGRGLSNYRLVFMLGQFLHGVGATPLYTLGVTYLDENVKSSYAPVYIGIFYTAAIVGPAAGYLLGGYFLNIYTEVQMTTEMTPENPLWVGAWWIGFLAGGAAALLTAFPILGYPRQLPGAQEHVAMRVSEVHQFKDGSHTAASEPRFGKSVRDMPRSVLLLLKNPTFLFLCLAGATEATLIAGMSTFGPKFIESQLNLSASEAATWFGCMVVPAGGGGTLLGGYIVKKLNLRCRGIIRFSLICTMVSLFAIFVFLIHCPNVPMAGVTVPYQSGLMEEHQLDQYNQRSSLVENLTVGCNAGCNCVRELYSPVCGADGVMYYSPCHAGCSFINHTQLSTGKQVYSGCSCVVGNVSWGEEGFAVEGKCGSSCRHMPIFLSFIFIVIFFTFLCSIPALTATLRCVSDSQKSFGLGIQWIVVRTLGSIPGPIAFGSLIDISCLLWQDQCGEQGSCYLYQNSAMGQYTLIAGIIYKVLGTVFFLLASILYQPPPESPQSHLKETTDNGVGDVSDLPIKDLPEDGVIVNRHTRL; encoded by the exons ATGTCAGTCTTGCTTAATACCAGTGCCTCCTTCAGCTCCGAGCAGGAGCTTCTGGACCTGCAGGACCGCCCTCTCAGGGGGTGTCCCTCTTTGGATACCCCCAGCCCCCTGGACTCCCAGATTGACAGCCTAGTAAGCTCAAGCCCCAGAAGCCCAGGCAGCTCTGGAACTGATGGCCCTGTTGAGTCCCACGTTTTCACTGTGGCTCCCCATACAGAGACTCCCAAAGAGTTGAAGTTGATCTCCACTCACTCAGATCAGCTTTGTGGCTGGGGGGCACTGAAGCCTAAAGCTATCCAAGTCTTCAACACCCCTCATTGGGTGCTATTTTTCCTTTGCGTGGCCTCTTTCCTACAGGGGATGATAATCAATGGCTTCATTAACACAGTGGTCACCTCCATTGAGAGGCGTTTTGACCTGCACAGCTACCAGACTGGTCTCATCGCCAGCTCCTATGACATTGCTGCCTGTGGCTGCCTAGTCTTCGTCAGCTACTTTGGTGGCATGGGCCATAAGCCTCACTGGCTAGGATGGGGTGTGCTGATCATGGCACTTGGTTCTCTAGTCTTTGCCTTGCCTCACTTCACCACACCCCACTACCACGTGAGTCTATCTGAGCAAACAGTAATGTGCTCTGCCAAAAATACCAACCCATGCTGGGACAAGGAGGGCCGAGGATTGTCCAACTATCGTTTGGTGTTCATGCTGGGCCAGTTTCTACACGGTGTGGGTGCTACGCCACTCTACACATTAGGGGTCACATACCTGGATGAGAATGTGAAGTCCAGCTACGCACCTGTTTATATTG gGATTTTCTACACAGCAGCCATTGTGGGTCCAGCAGCAGGCTACCTGTTGGGAGGATACTTCCTCAACATTTACACAGAAGTCCAGATGAC gACAGAGATGACCCCAGAGAACCCTCTGTGGGTTGGGGCTTGGTGGATTGGCTTTctagcaggaggagcagcagctctgctgaCAGCATTCCCCATCCTGGGCTACCCACGTCAGCTACCGG GCGCTCAGGAGCATGTAGCCATGAGGGTGTCAGAAGTCCACCAGTTTAAGGACGGAAGCCACACCGCAGCCTCAGAACCTCGGTTTGGCAAATCAGTCAGAGACATGCCAAG aTCTGTGCTGCTCCTCTTAAAGAATCCCACCTTCCTGTTCCTGTGCTTGGCTGGGGCTACTGAGGCCACCCTCATTGCTGGCATGTCCACTTTTGGTCCGAAGTTCATAGAGTCACAGTTAAATCTCAGTGCATCAGAGGCTGCCACGTGGTTTG GATGTATGGTGGTACCAGCAGGAGGTGGTGGCACCTTACTGGGTGGCTACATTGTAAAAAAATTGAACCTACGCTGTCGAGGCATCATCCGGTTCAGCCTGATATGTACAATGGTCAGTCTGTTCGCTATCTTCGTCTTTCTCATCCACTGCCCCAACGTGCCCATGGCTGGTGTCACAGTACCATACCAGTCTGGTTTGATGGAAGAGCATCAACTGGATCAGTATAACCAGCG CTCTTCTTTGGTGGAGAACCTGACAGTGGGCTGTAATGCAGGGTGTAACTGTGTCAGAGAGCTGTACAGTCCAGTGTGTGGGGCAGATGGCGTGATGTATTACTCCCCCTGCCACGCTGGGTGCAGCTTCATCAACCACACTCAACTCTCCACAGGCAAACAG GTGTATTCTGGATGTAGCTGTGTGGTGGGTAATGTCTCCTGGGGTGAGGAGGGCTTTGCAGTGGAGGGAAAGTGTGGCAGCTCCTGCCGCCACATGcccatcttcctctccttcatcttcatcGTTATCTTCTTCACCTTTCTCTGTAGCATCCCAGCACTCACCGCCACACTCAG gtgtgtgtcaGACAGTCAGAAGTCCTTTGGACTTGGCATCCAGTGGATTGTGGTGCGCACACTTG GTAGTATTCCAGGACCCATAGCATTTGGCTCTCTGATTGACATTTCCTGCTTACTGTGGCAGGATCAGTGTGGTGAGCAGGGCTCCTGCTACCTCTATCAGAATTCAGCCATGGGCCAATACACACTAATAGCTGGCATCATTTATAAG GTTCTGGGGACAGTCTTTTTTCTGTTGGCGAGTATCTTGTACCAGCCTCCTCCTGAATCACCTCAAAGCCACCTCAAAGAGACCACTGACAATGGGGTAGGGGACGTGAGTGACCTGCCCATCAAAGACCTTCCTGAGGATGGTGTCATTGTCAACAGGCACACCAGGCTTTGA